GATGGGTGCTGGGTCATCTGTTTAATATCCGGTTTAAAGGGATCTTCTGCTGATCCTGGTTTGGAGATAGTGTGCTGATTGTCGGGCTCATGGCGGCCTTGGCCGGCTCCCAGGGTGAAGGGTTTAAAGGTCAGTCAACTCGGAAGATCACGCCTTTGAGGTAGTTGGTTTCATCCATTGCCGGATGAATGGGATGATCCGGACCCTGATGACAGAACCTTAGTATCCTCAGATGTCTTTTCTTTTTCAAGGCAGCCTTGCGGATGATGTCCACCAGTTGGGAAAGCTTAAGGTGCTGGGAGCATGAGCAGCTCATGAAAATTCCTCCTGGATGCAGGAGTTCCATGGCCATGGAGTTCAGTTTCTGATAAGCAGCCAGGCCTGACTGAAAATCTTTTTTGCGTTTGATAAAGGCTGGAGGGTCCAGGCTTATGGCATGGAAACGCTCGCTGTCTCTGGCCATGCTGTCCAGGACCTCAAAAGCATCAGAGCAGATGCCTTGCCAGCTGCCCTGGGGAATCCGGTTTATGGCCATGTTCTGATGGACAAGGTCCATGGCTTGCCTGGAGCTGTCAACTACAACAACGTGCGAGGCTCCTTGTCTGGCAGCTCCTGCAGCCAGGGCTCCGACATAAGAAAAGACATCCAGGACCTTCTTGCCAGCGCACATGCCGGCAAAAAGGGTCCGGTTGGGGGACTGGTCATAATACCAGCCGGTTTTTTGTCCGCCGGCCAGGGAAAAGGTCAGTTCCAGATCCCCTTCCCGGACGGTTCCGGTTTCCGGGACAGAGCCGGTTGTTGATATCTCAGGTTTTAAACCTTCCAGGACCCTGGATCTGGTGTCATTCTTGAACACCACTCCATCAACCGGGAGCAGGTTTGATACAGCCCGGACAATGGTGTCCCTTTGCCTGTCCATGCCGGCTGTGTTGAGCTGAATGGAAAGGACCTGGTCAAACCGGTCAATGATCAGTCCGGGCAGAAGGTCACTTTCCGAGAACATCAGACGGTAAAAGGGCTTTGAATAGATATCACGGCGCAGGGCCAGGGCACTGGCCAGTCTCTTCTCCAGCAGGTCTTCCAGGGTTTCGTTGGCTTGATAGCCAAGAATTCTTACTGAGATAAGGCTTGCGGGATTGACATAGCCATGGCCGAGAAAGGTTCCCCCATGGGCGTGGACATGGA
This genomic window from Desulfonatronovibrio hydrogenovorans DSM 9292 contains:
- a CDS encoding class I SAM-dependent rRNA methyltransferase, with protein sequence MPNSKIFLNKNQHKRILAGHLWIFSNEINPEKSDLKDFQPGQPVHVHAHGGTFLGHGYVNPASLISVRILGYQANETLEDLLEKRLASALALRRDIYSKPFYRLMFSESDLLPGLIIDRFDQVLSIQLNTAGMDRQRDTIVRAVSNLLPVDGVVFKNDTRSRVLEGLKPEISTTGSVPETGTVREGDLELTFSLAGGQKTGWYYDQSPNRTLFAGMCAGKKVLDVFSYVGALAAGAARQGASHVVVVDSSRQAMDLVHQNMAINRIPQGSWQGICSDAFEVLDSMARDSERFHAISLDPPAFIKRKKDFQSGLAAYQKLNSMAMELLHPGGIFMSCSCSQHLKLSQLVDIIRKAALKKKRHLRILRFCHQGPDHPIHPAMDETNYLKGVIFRVD